Genomic DNA from Alkalihalobacterium alkalinitrilicum:
ACCAAAAATGTGCTCATGGAGCTGAAAAAAATAAATCACCTCTTTTTAAAAGGGGTGATTTCCAATTGTTTGACATGCTCTTACATATAAAATTAAATGCCTATACATTGGTTTCATCAAACAGATATTAAGGGACTTTTCTTAACAACAGTTCAAGACTGGCCCAAATCAACCAAACAACAAAATAGATAGATGAAAAGTACCAGAGAACATGTGAAAATGGTATTGAAATAAACGGTTCCCACATTGTTAGGAAAAAATTTAATGCAACCGCTGCAGCTACTACAAGAGTCACCCAAGAAAAGGCTTTAGAAAATCCGTTGGATCGTAAAGAGCCTAATCCTGTTGTAATTAGCCAACCTGCAAAAAATGATAAACTTGCCATATTGAGAACAAAAATCATATCAAATGTTAAACGAGAAAACTGATGAGAAACCTCTTGATCCCAAACGACAGCATTTTGATAAATATGAAACCATTCTGCAACGACCCCAAAAATAATTAATAATATTGTCATCCACCCAAAACGTACACTTAACGAAGCTAACTGTGGTGTACTTTCTTTCAAGCGATCTTTAATTCCTTGCAATAGTACACCATAAAACAAAACAGCTAAAATCATTAATGGAGAAAAGAATAAGAGAAATTGATGATCAATCGCCCATTGAACGAGAGAAGCTGGGGATAAATCAGTAAGTCCTTTTACCCAAATTAATTGCACAATAAGGATTAATATTAAAGTCGCACTTGCTATTAAACCAAAAATAGCACCTGTTTTTTGTACATTACTTTTATGAGGTATTTTGCTCTCCAATTTACAAAGCCTCCTTTCATCTACATTTTTTTATTTTTGTAAGATCTCCTTTCCTTTTTTATACAATGATAATTTATTATGAAATTTCTATCTTTAGAACTACATTCATAGCTCTTAAATTCTTTTCTGGAGGGGCCAATAGCAATAGACTAATCCAAGAAGGGAAAATACTCTTTTATTAAAGATAAGAAAAAATAAAATTTTTTTCCATGCTAGCTGTCAAGCTCAAGTGCCTACTCGCTCGAGGTCAAGGAGCTTGCGCTTTTCTTATAGGATTATGGGGAGAAGCAAGGGGACGGGAAGGATCTCTTGCTTCTTTAGGTGCGCTAAACAAGAATGAAGTACAAGAACCGACCCTGTGCACTTCACAGACACCGTCCATCTCGACAAAATTCGGGTTGTCACAGTGATGACTTTTAAAAAACACTCATAAACGTTGATTTATCAACATTTATGAGTGTTTTTTGTTTTTTGAGAAAAAGTTTGAAAATGTAGGTCTTCAAATCATTTTACACATTTTTTACACAGCGATTCTGTTATGGAAATGGTTATTTCTGGGGGTTATATGATAAATAAGTAGTTCAAATTAGCTAGTTTTTTGTGTAATCGGGCTAGGTTTGAGAAGACACTTATAAAGAATTTATTAAAGTATAATATAAAATGTGAAGAAATGTACTTAAAGTAACGATCAAAATGTGGATAAGAATATTGTCACTCCTTAATACGTAGTAGACGATTACTGTGCAGCAAGCAATTTCGTTTATGAAAGAATGTACTTTATTAAAGAGGTTTTATTTATCGGAGGTAGGTATTCAACAATTGCACCCATATTGTGGAGCAACAAACCTTTAAAGAAAATGGATACCTATGTTTCAGTTTATCAGAGTATGTAGATCCATTTACAGGACAATAAATGAAAAGAAAGAGAAAGAAAAAATAAAGAAGAGGCATTTGAGGTCTGGCTAGTAAAAATGGCGAACCATTCAGAAGCCTTCAGGGTTTGGTCAGTAACAAAGGCTTCCAACCACAAAACAAACCATCCGTTATCGCGGGTGGTTTTGATTTTAAAAGAGATTTAGACATGAGTGATAAAGCGGTGAAGCAATTTTTATAAAAAGAATCGTGAAACTTTAATCATACAAATTCGACTAAAATATATTGAAAAGAATGAGATCCTATGGTAAATTATATAAGTATGTATTGTTTATTTTAATTTTAAGCGTAGTATTCCTATCAAAACTATACACCACTATCTGTTTGTTAGTCAACCTTTTTATCAAATTTTTTTATGAGGAGTGCTTGCCATGAATTCGAAGCTTCAGCACGAGCAAAAAAGAGTAGACTATGTAATGGAAACAATTACAGAGGAAATCCACAGATTGGAAGAAGAAACTTTCAGGCGAAAGAAAGAAGTGGTTCAGATCCGCAAACACTTTTGGAATGAAGTCAAGGTGAATACGGATACCTTTGATGATTACCTTGAGACCATTATTGGCTTGCGACAAGAAGCTCAAGCTCTCTCAGTAAGCCAGAGCACCCATAGATATGCATCTAACCGTTTATCTAGGCTGCGCAGAATGCAAGAGGTTCCTTACTTTGGACGGATAGATTTTGTCGAGGAAGGTGATTCAAATGAGGAGAAATTCTATATTGGTATCTCCTCACTTAAGGATGCTAGTGGAGAAAATTTCTTGATCTACGACTGGAGGGCTCCTGTCTCGAGTGTCTACTACGATTATCAGCCTGGGGCCGGCAAAGTATGAAACACCGAGAGGTACAATTGAAGGTTTATTGGATAAAAAGTGGCAATATCTGATCCGCAGCGGAATTCTTCAATCCATGTTCGATACGAGTCTCACCATTGGAGACGAGATTTTACAACAGGTTCTGGGCAAAGGCACCGACAAACAGATCCACAATATAGTAGCGACCATTTAACAGGAGCAAAACCGGATTATTCGTCATGACCGTGGGAGACTGCTGATTGTTCACGGTGCAGCAGGCAGTGGCAAGACATCAGCCACCCTGCAACGAATTGCTTATTTGCTCTACAAATATCGAGATCGGCTTAATGCTGATCAAATCATTCTTTTTTCGCCTAATTCGATGTTTAGCAGTTACGTGTCCAATGTGCTAGCAGAACTTGGTGAAGAGAATATGCAACAGGTAACATTTCAGGAATACTTGAATCATCGTCTGAGTAAAGAGTTTCAAGTTGAAAATCCATACGAGCAATTGGAGTATGTTTTAACTCAGGCGAATACTCCTTCGTACAGATCGAGACTTGAAAGTACCCGTTTTAAAGCTTCTACCCGATTTTTTGAGGCGATCCAATCATATAGAAAGTCACTGGAATTATCAGGAATGCAATTTCAGGACATTACCTTCAGAAGGAAGCCAATTGTAACTGCTCAACAAATAGCAGAAAAGTTTTACAGTCATGATACTTCACTCCGCTTTCATAATAGAGTTGAAAAATTGATAGAATGGCTATTTAAAGTAATAAAAGAGGTTCAAAGGGTAGAATGGAAAAAGTCGTGGGTACAGGAGGAAATCGAGCTGCTTAGCAACGATGAGTACCATAAGGCGCATCGTTACTTAGCAGAAAAACGAGGCTATAAAAGAGAAGCGATTGCTGACTATGAGATGGAGCCAAAAGCGCTTGCCCAATTGATTGTTCATCAAAAATTGAAGCCGTTACGAAAACGAATCCGAGCGTTTCGTTTCATTGATTTTAAGGCGATAATACCTTGGGTAAATCTGATCCGCTCATAAAAGACGCGTTGATGACCATTATAGAGCGTGAAGGCTTTATAAAAGAGTTACCAAATAATAAAAAGGAGACAAGCTCCAATAAGAGCAATAACGGTACGTCACGTTCAGGTTTTCAAGCACAAATCGAAGAAGATCCGACAGTCGTTTCTGATTTGATTAAGAGTAGTCAAGCATCAATAGAAGAGTTAAAACATAACATCCAAACGAAATCAGGATCAGATTTATTTGATTTTATTTTAGAAGATATCCAGCAATTAAAGAAGAGGTTATTTGACCCACAAAGTTTGAGTGTGATTACGGCTGCTATGGATGCTTCAACATGGATCAATGAAAAAATGAACAAGTGGTTAGGTGAAAAAAACGTAGCAGACACGCTTTCTCAATCTATACCCAACAATATTACTTCAGAAATGGGTCTGGAGCTATTGGATGTTGCAGATGTGATTCGACCTTATCCAGAAGTAATTAAATATTTACAGCATGTAAAAGATGATAACTTTTTGGATGAATTAGTTAAGTTTGAGGGTGGACGGGAAACACAAGACGCAATAATAGCTTATCTCAACAAATATGGCATGAGATGTGCTGGAGAAATCGATATAACTAAAACTCGTTGGTGTGAAAAACCAACTACTCTTGTTCCTACGATTCTCAATCACATAAAAGAATCTGAGCCCGGTTCAGGCAATCGGAAATTTGAACAAGGTCGACAGGAAGCTCTGAAAAAAGAACAAGAGATATTAGATCGATTGAAGCAATTACCAGATGGTGAACAAAAAGCCAAAGAAACAAAACGAATGATCGACCTAATTCGGAATTTCATTGGTTATCGTGAATACCCAAAATACGGCATGGTTAATCGCTACTTCGTCTATAAGCAGGCTTTACTGAAAGAAGCCGAACAACTTGTACAGACATGCGTTATTCATGAAAAAGAAGATATATATTATCTCGCTTTTGAAGAACTTCGCGAAGTTGTACGCACAAAAAAACTTGACTACCAGATCATCAGCAAACGTAAAGACGAGTACAAATTATATGAAAAACTAACTCCCCCACGTGTTATCACCTCTGATGGTGAAATCATTATGGGTAAGTACAAACGAGAAAATCTCCCAGCCGAAGCGATTGTAGGCCTGCCTGTTTCATCTGGAGTAATAGAGGGACGAGCACGAGTCATCTTAAATATGGAAGAGGCTGATCTAGAAAATGGAGATATATTAGTTACCTACTTTACAGACCCTGGCTGGACACCATTATTTGTATCCATAAAAGGACTAGTTACCGAAGTTGGTGGATTGATGACCCATGGAGCAGTGATCGCACGTGAATATGGCCTACCAGCAGTTGTCGGAGTGGATCATGCTACCAAACTGATAAAAGATGGACAACGAATACGCGTGCATGGAACAGAAGGGTATACCGAAATATTATAATTGAAAATGAGGAGACTCATTAACATCAAGGTATTCATTTGTTGCGCAGTAGACTCATATTGTGCAACAAAAAAGAGTAGGAAATTTTAAAAATTTACGTCTACTCCTTTGATTATTTAAAAATATTGTAGGAAATTCTTTTGTTATTAGATCTATCTTTATAAAACCATCTGTGGTAAATGCGTGATACATAATAAGTTAACCACATTGTAATAAAGCTCCAATACCATTTCCAATTGTTATACTTAATTAGATTAGTGTATTTAACAGCAAATATTTCGAAACATATAATTATTGATGTATGGATAAAGTAATAAATTAGTTTTGCAACGTTATTACTCTTTTCTGGATAATATAAATTGAATAATGAGCATAACGCAGGATAAACAAAGTATTCAAATGTAAAGCTAGCTTTGTTTGCTTTTTTAAAGAATAGACGATTAGGATAAGAAATTAGATTTTTTTCAACTACAAGTAAACCGAAAAGCCATGTAATGACTTGTTTAAATAAAAAAGATATATGGGCTTCCCGTATTCTGTTTTTAGGAACATACTTAAATAATAGTAGCGACGTAATTATCCAAGCTGATAATTCAATTGTTTTATCTAATTTATTATTCATAAGTATTTCACCTCCTTGGATATAGGTTGGCAAAACTCTAAATTTTTATGTGAAATTAATAAATTTTTATTGCACATTACAACGATACTAGCTTATACACAACCATTAAGAGACGATAACCCCAAAAGTAATCGTCTTTTTCTTATTTAAAGGACAAAAAAGCGTTCCATACTCACAGTCAGTTGGTATTTTTGCTCTTTGTATAGGTAATCCTTAGTTACTAATAAGAACTAGGGAGAGTTGATTATTATGAATCTAGGTGAGAAAGTATTATCAAATTTAGTTGCTGCTTTAAAAGATTTGTATCCTAATATTGAAGTGAAAAGTACAAAGAATAAATTA
This window encodes:
- a CDS encoding CBO0543 family protein — encoded protein: MNNKLDKTIELSAWIITSLLLFKYVPKNRIREAHISFLFKQVITWLFGLLVVEKNLISYPNRLFFKKANKASFTFEYFVYPALCSLFNLYYPEKSNNVAKLIYYFIHTSIIICFEIFAVKYTNLIKYNNWKWYWSFITMWLTYYVSRIYHRWFYKDRSNNKRISYNIFK